The Sediminispirochaeta bajacaliforniensis DSM 16054 genome contains a region encoding:
- a CDS encoding nucleoside hydrolase, with protein MGKKKVVLDVDTGTDDAVAILCAAASEAFDLIGVTVTCGNLPLANTVENTLRVVALSGRDIPVYAGCSLPMVRTLMPGRAHDVRLQTVSTVVDGEQISIHEPSFPLPLSPYTVRKAHACSFLVDTLRNAEEKVTIIGVAPLTNIAVALRMDPSIAANIEEIVVMGGSVASGNRTPAAEANFYDDPEAAQIVLKSGCPVRIFTLEATERVPCDHQDADDFRSLGTPAGTFVGDLIDRFIHRCTQLNICDNGQVTIHDAITVCGVIDPTIVTSLGAAACDVNLGGWADGALIADQRSFASRESSVRIVYDIDKERCVDMMKACLSKL; from the coding sequence ATGGGAAAGAAGAAGGTCGTTCTTGATGTTGATACCGGGACCGATGATGCCGTTGCAATTCTTTGCGCGGCGGCATCTGAGGCCTTTGACCTCATTGGGGTGACGGTCACTTGCGGTAATCTTCCCCTTGCCAATACCGTGGAAAACACCCTGCGGGTAGTTGCCCTAAGCGGCAGAGATATTCCCGTCTATGCGGGTTGTTCCCTTCCTATGGTGCGGACCCTCATGCCGGGCAGGGCACACGATGTCAGACTTCAGACCGTTTCGACGGTGGTCGACGGTGAGCAAATCTCTATTCACGAACCATCCTTTCCTCTTCCTCTCTCGCCCTATACCGTCCGAAAGGCTCATGCCTGCTCGTTCCTCGTCGACACCCTGCGTAATGCCGAGGAAAAGGTTACCATCATAGGGGTTGCCCCCCTTACCAACATAGCCGTTGCTCTGCGAATGGATCCTTCTATCGCCGCAAACATCGAAGAGATTGTCGTTATGGGAGGAAGCGTCGCTTCCGGTAACAGGACCCCCGCGGCAGAAGCCAATTTCTACGATGACCCCGAAGCGGCCCAGATCGTGCTCAAAAGCGGCTGTCCTGTCCGAATCTTCACCCTGGAAGCGACGGAACGTGTTCCCTGCGATCATCAAGATGCGGATGATTTTCGCAGCCTGGGCACTCCTGCCGGAACCTTTGTCGGCGATCTTATCGACCGCTTCATCCATCGTTGTACCCAGCTGAATATTTGCGATAACGGTCAAGTGACGATTCACGATGCCATAACGGTTTGCGGTGTCATCGACCCGACAATCGTCACCTCCTTAGGGGCTGCAGCCTGTGATGTCAATCTCGGCGGATGGGCCGACGGTGCTCTCATTGCCGACCAAAGAAGCTTTGCCTCCCGGGAAAGCAGCGTTCGCATCGTCTACGACATCGATAAAGAGCGTTGTGTGGATATGATGAAGGCCTGTTTGTCAAAGCTATAG
- a CDS encoding DUF819 family protein yields MDGPLVSALWGLLFLLISALILLITSKSPLLKKAGPVVVTYAVGLFLHLDTWKSIAGPGIRSLAGALFAEVLGSLAIFLLFGNLLGKEAWKVAGMLIGVYTGGTPNLASIGSTLSVDSRLYVAIHGSDVVIWVISQKDSLCLTVTPMANIDSLARTAPSA; encoded by the coding sequence ATGGACGGACCTCTCGTTTCCGCCCTTTGGGGGCTGCTGTTTCTGCTTATTTCCGCTCTTATCCTTCTTATCACCTCAAAATCACCGCTTCTCAAGAAAGCCGGCCCTGTAGTAGTTACCTATGCCGTAGGTTTGTTCCTCCATCTCGATACCTGGAAAAGCATTGCCGGCCCAGGCATCAGGTCCCTGGCAGGAGCACTTTTCGCTGAAGTGCTCGGTTCTCTTGCAATCTTTCTGCTTTTCGGCAACCTACTTGGAAAGGAGGCCTGGAAAGTTGCGGGTATGTTGATAGGGGTCTACACGGGCGGAACACCAAATCTCGCATCAATCGGTTCCACTCTCAGTGTGGACAGCAGGCTTTATGTCGCCATTCATGGGAGCGATGTGGTGATCTGGGTGATATCGCAAAAGGACTCCTTATGCCTTACCGTCACTCCGATGGCAAACATCGACTCCCTGGCAAGAACAGCTCCCTCGGCTTAG